The Bacteroidota bacterium genomic interval TTTGACTTATAACTCTGATGATGCGAAGAATCACAGCTCTGCTTGCACTGTTTACAGCCTGTCTATTGATTTCCACTTCTCTGAAATCACAAACTTTTTACGGGGGCGGTGGCACCATTCCTGATAATAATTCGAATATTGATTTCACCATTAATGTGAGCGGACTGGTACCTACCCATATCGATACCGCCACGTTTGGACTTGAGTCGGTGTGTGTGAACATTCTGCACACCTGGGATTCAGATTTGGAGCTTACACTTATTGCTCCCGATGGAACTTCTATTATGTTATTCTCATCTGTGGGCGGTGATGGAGATAACTTCTCAAATACCTGCCTGAATGGAAATGCTACTACTCCCATAACGGATGGCGCAGCACCTTTTTCCGGTACTTACCGGCCTATTGGTGCTCTTGGAAATGTAAATAATCAGCAGATTGGGAATGGTAACTGGGTACTGCGTTTGCGCGATTTGGCAAGTGGCGATCAGGGAACTCTTCTGGGATGGAGCCTGACCTTCGGGAATAACCCTTCGCCTATGTTTAAATTTGTTTCTTCGAACCTTCCAATCGTTGTGATAAACACATTTGGTGCGGATATTCCTGATGCGCCAAAAATCACTGCTAAAATGGGAATTATCTACAACGGTCCGGGTGTGCGGAATTATATGACAGATGCCTTCAACAATTATAATGGATGGGTGGGCATTGAATTGCGCGGCTCCAGCTCGCAATGGTTCCCCAAAAAACCTTATGGCTTCGAAACCCGTGATTCACTTGGTACTGCATTGGATGTTCCCATTCTTGGGATGCCTGCCGAAAACGACTGGTGCCTCATTGCCAATTATAGCGACAAAACATTGATGCGTAACCTGATGACCTATAATCTTACTTCAAAGCTTAACCAGTATTCTGTGAGGAATCAAAGTTGCGAAGTGGTGCTCAATGGCGAATACAAAGGCGTTTATTTACTTACCGAAAAAATTAAACGTGATAAACATCGGGTTGATATTTCTAAACTTCAACCTGCGGATACTACCGGCGATCAGCTAACAGGCGGCTATATCATCAAGATTGATAAACAAACAGGCTCAGGCGGCGATGGCTGGGTTTCTCCATTCCCGCCTGCTCAGAATCCTAATGGACAAACTATATATTTTCAGTACAGTTATCCCGATGCTGCTGAAATTTTACCTGAACAGAAGTTGTATATCCGGCAATTTATGGACACAGTAGAAACTGTCCTCGATTCGTCTATTTACAATAATCCAGCGCTTGGTTATGCGCGTTATATCAATGTGCATTCTTTCATAGACTATTTAATAGTGAATGAGATCAGTAAAAATGTAGATGGCTACAGATTGAGCACATTCATGTATAAAGACCGCAACAGTAAAGACGGACGGCTTACCATTGGTCCGGTGTGGGATTATGATCTTACCTGGTGGAATGCCGATTATTGCGGTGGAAATGATTATACCGGATGGGCCTACAAATTCAGTGATATCTGTAGTTATGATACCTGGCAGGTGCCGTTTTGGTGGAACCGGCTTATGCAGGATACCGTTTTTCAAAATAAACTTAGATGCCGTTGGAATACCCTTCGTATGGGCGTTTTGAGTACTCCCAATGTGCTCCATTATATTGATTCAACGGCATCATACCTGAATGAAGGACAACAGCGCAACTTCTACCAATGGCCCATCATCGGGCAGTATGTCTGGCCCAATCCAAGCCCTATCGCGACATCGTACACCGAAGAAGTGCAGCACTTAAAAGATTGGGTGATGAACCGTTTTTCATGGCTAGACGACAGCATCCCGGGGCATTGTGTTGAACCTGCCGACTCATCTCAAAATGATGTTTCAGGAATTAATTTTGCAAATGACGAATCGAACGGATTTAGTGTATATCCCAATCCGGGCACAGGAGTATTCTACTTTTTATTGCCCGATTTGAATAATGAACAGGCCGTACTCAGCATTTGCGATATGAATGGAAAAATTGTGCTGCTGCAGAATATTACATCCGGTTATGCGGGTGATACACGCATGCTTCCAATTAATTTTTCGCCCGGAATGTATCTGGTGCGTTTGATAACTTCAGAAGCACTGCATCAGCAAAGGCTTGTCATCACTCAATAATCGCGCTACTCTATCACGAGTTTATTACACGCAGTTTTGTTTGCCGACTCTGCAACAATAAAATAAATGCCTGCTGAATGCCTGCTAAGGTCAATGGTGGCTTTAGCTGGCGCGTTTGCATACACCTCGTCTGAAACAAGCATTCCGTAGCAATTATAGATGCGCACGTTCACACGTTCACCTTCCATTCCGTTAAATGCTATTTGGGCTATTCCTTTGGTGGGATTCGGAAAAACGCCTATTGACGGCACTTCCGCGAGAATATCAGGTGCAATGCCGGTTACAATGCTGTTGGGCGTAAACCGAAATGTCTGTCCGGGATCGGGAGCAGGTCTGTCGGGTGGATTGCCGAAGTTGAGTGTGGCTGTTGCGGAGTAGTTCACATTTTCAAAAATAACGTTATCCCAGGTTGACATCGAACTTTTGCGTGCAACAAGCAACTGACCGGGCTCATGACCCGGGCCTTTCAAACCGCAGGCTGATGTTTTATAATACGATGCTGCCGCAGAAGGCGTCCATGTTCCATACACAAAGTCAATGACGTTGGACGATTCATGCAATTTAATCTGGAAATTGATATTATCATACTGCTGTGCCGGATTCGTAGTTTTATCGCGCAGGTTTTTGAATTGAATAGTACAGATGCGGTTCGGTGCCGTTCCTGATGTGTAAACTCTATATTCGGGAGTTCCGGTGCCTGCTTCAAGGTCATGGTTGAATGCTGAAATGATATTGATATCTGCCGTGTCGTTGCTGTTAAAAATGCCACCGGTTGCATTGAGGGCATCATCAAAATAGAGTGCCGGAGTAGAGGGAGGCGCCGTTCCCAACCTGATAAATCCATTCGTGTTTAACACGAATTTGCTGTATATGCTGCAATCATATCCAAAGTTAAATCCAATATCTATAGCCGCCGAACTGGCATCATCAAAATCCGCAGTTGTGATTACATTACCATTACTTCCCAAATCAATATATGAGTCAGAAAAGTTCTGAGCATCGATAGCATCATAATCAAATTTCCCGTGCGTTACTGTAGTTACGATTGTGTCGTTCCATCGGTCACAATCCAGCGCCAGTGAAGTAAATGCTTTTAAGGTATGTGTTCCGAAAGTGCTGAAATCTGCAGTTTGCGCAAATGTATAAACGTAACTCCCGCCAACATTTATTACCGTAGGAATGGACTCAGTAACGACCGCATTGTTATCAATCTGATACGAAATACCTGTCCCCGGTGCAAGCGGAAGATTGCTCGTGTTTTTTATGGTTACCCTTACCTGCTGGTTTGCTGTAAGGTTGCAGCCCGATACGGGCGTGGGGATTGCCTCGGTACTTAAATTGCTGGCGCACACAGCGCCGCCGTTCAGGTTGAAAGATATGGTTCCGCCGGCAGTGCTTATTGCTGAAATGTCAAGTCCTCCGGGCGACCCGTCAGATAAAAAGGACGATGGGTCGGTGTTGTTATTGATTTTTTTACGGTTCACATTAGCACTCATATAGGCATTATCTGGCTGCCCGGTCAAAATAATATCACCTCCGGGGCGGTAAACATACACTTCGTCGAGTGTTGCACCGCCATCGTATCCTGCGTTTCCGTAACCGTCAAAATTTGAGTTGATACGGTAAACGACAATGCCGCTGCCCGGAAGTGAACTTTCAAAAACACCGCTTTTTTTACGGTATTCCACCACAAAATATTCGGTGGTTGAGTTGGGCGAATTGATACGGTAACAATTGCCTGTGGGTGTTGTCAAGGGATTCAGCGTATACGTTCCGGCAGCGCTGATTACGGGGATACTGCTTATCCATCCGCCGTAGCGAAATTTCATATACGCACCCATGTGCTGTGGCGGTTCCTGATTGCTTTGCATCAAATCCCAGATGCCTACAGGCATAAGGCCATCTTGGTTGTAATGGTAGAGATCGGGTGCGCCCAGTGTATGAAACATTTCATGGCAAAGTACGCCGTTGCCACTCACCAGCAGATGATTCTGTACCTGCAGATTGTAATCATACACCCGCTTTCCATTGATATAAATATTCTGGGAGTAAAGTGTCCAGCGGTGCGGCCATAGCAATGTGCTCCATGCCGTAGTGTTTCCATCAACAATAAAACAAATATTATCAATGTAGCCATCGTTGTTGTAATCAAGATTGAGCCCTGCAGGGATTTGGCCGCTGACAGCATTGATGGCGTTTATCAGAAGCTCATGTTCTGTCAGACCTTGATCGGTGTAACCACCCGGATTCGTGATTGCATCATACGGCTCGTAGTGTGATCTTGGATAAGTATCCTGATATGAAATGACGGTACTCCCCGAAGGATGGGGATAGAATTTTGTATTTATATGAAGCGCTCCGTACGATGCTTCTTCAAAATAATTTTTCATCGAATTAGAACCCGCCGGACCAACAAAGAAATTATAATAAGTCATCGTATCATCAGTAAATTCAGGCTCTCCGCTGAAACGGATATAAATAACAAGGTTGTTTATGGTGCCGCTTGACTTAGAATTGCTGCCATTTTTCAGGTCTGCGGGAGGTTTTGGGGTCGCCGCCAAACGGGCATTCCGCAATTGCAGCATCTGAGAAGCCGAAATATTGATTCCGGGCGTTAAACCGAAAAGTGCAGGATTAGTATGCCCTGCAATCAAATCACTTGCCTGCAATTGACCGTCGACAAGCTTTGCATAACACCAATAACCTGTTTTATGATTTTGGATAATAGTATAATTCTCCGCATCATGAATCCAGTTATAATATTCGTCGCCTGTTGCAAAACATTGCAGTGACGTGCCATCGGGCTGTTTCACCGTTACGGGATGATTGGATATCCAGGCTGCCTGCACACTAGCAGAGAATAATAGTGCGATTAAAAAAAGTGCGGCTTTCGTATTCATGGTTAGGATTTTGCTCAAATTTAAGAAGAAATGCGGAAATCAGGACAGACAATTATGAACTAAGAGTTAAGAACTGAGAACTAAAAATTGTTGAATTTTCGAATTATTCCTGGTATTTCACGCAAAGGCGCAGAGACGCAGAGAAACTCATGTCCGTTTTTTGCACTTTTTTGGACATGATTTTCTGACAAAGAGTTATGAACTTAAATAGTTGGCCGGTCAAATTTTCAAATTGACTGATTGCCGAATTACCTGATTCTCTAATTGACTAATTGTCAAATTGTTTATTTTTCCAGCAGCATCACCGAATGATTGGCATTGCGGTAGTGGTTGTATATGAGAATGCGTTTGGGTTTGAAGGGGCTGACACTTCCTTTAAGGACGTAGGATGGAACTGAACCTTCACGGATGATATTTGCGCCCAGCCATACGGCGAAGGCTGATGCGGTATGGTATTCACCGCAAAGGTGTTTGAAAAAACCTGTTACGGTATCTTTGAAAAGCCCGTCAGATAGGGTTTGGTAAACAGCATCATCATTCACATCGCCGTTATTGCCCAAAAGTATGAGGTCAACATCCGAAATGTTCAAGCCGCACCGGTTTAAATAGGTGGTAATATGTTTTGTAATTACTGCCGCATCTTTCGGTTTATAGAACATATACGGCTCATACAGGCCGGGATAACCGTTCGACGAGGGTTCATGGCCGAGTGTAATAAAAACGGCGCCTTCGCCGGGCAGGGTACCTGCCGTCTGGCTGTTCAGCATGGCTGCGGAATCAATACGTTCTTTCTTCCAGAGATTATTCAGCGAGGTAATGGCATAATGCTGTTCAGTAATCTCATCAATGCCACCAATTAAAATGTTGCCGGCTTCCTGTTCTTCAATCAGGTACATACCGTCGAGCAAGGCGCTTTCAAATGAAAAACCGCGGTGTACATACGTTGAATTGTATGCTGTGCATTTCAGCGTGATGGCAATCTGTGCACTAATGGTATTGTATGTTGACTGAATAAAATTCGTGGGGTTAAGCAGTGTTTCGTTATTGTCGAGCATAGTGGTGAGGAACTTTTCAGTATCCTCGGTACATCCCATGCCGGTGCCGGTAATAATGGCGTCGGGGTTCTGTACGCCCGCTTCCCGTGAGCTTATAATAGCTGCCGTGATGCCCGAACGGATAATGCGGCTGAGTCTGCGGATGGCTATCGGGTTAATATATTCTTTATAAGCCGGCTCCACACACTTCATCAGTGGTCCCGGGTATATTTTCATTTCAGCAGGGAGACGCCCGTTGCTGAATGTTTCCTGCGGTGAGATACAACCGATGCCTTTAATGTATGCTTTCATGCAGGGTGCTTTGTGAAGATAAGTGATGTATTGTTGCCGCCGAATCCGAATGAATTTGACAAAACATGTTTTATGTTGAGATTGCTGATTAGTTCAGCCACCGGGCTAAAGCCGAGTTCTTCTATTTGGGTAACGAAATTCAGGTTAGGCCATGCCTTACCGTGTTGCAATGCGATGATGCTGATGATAGCTTCAATAGCTCCTGCCGCGCTGGTAGTGTGCCCTGTATAAGGCTTGGTGGAGCTGAAGGGCGGAATGGCTGCACCGAAAATATGCTGGAGCGCTTTTCCTTCCGATACATCGTTATTATCCGTTCCGGTGCCATGGGCGTTTACATAACCGATTTCTTTTGCATCAATACCCGCGCAGCGGATTGCTTTATCCATGGCCAAAGCTGCGCCTTTACCGTCGGGTGATGAAGCCGTTTGGTGGAATGCTTCGCATGAATTTCCGTAGCCGGTTAGTTCGCATAAAATGGTGCGTCCGCTTTTTAGTGCAGATTCCTCCGATTCAAGCACCAGATAAGCCGCTCCTTCGCCCAAATTGATACCGGCACGTGCCGCATCAAATGGTTTGCAGGGTTCTGCATCCAGTATTTTGAGGGAATTAAAACCGTTGAGATGGAATTTGGTCAGGCATTCCGAACCACCTGCAATTACGCGGTCGAGCTGACCGTGTTTTATCAGGCGAGCTGCCAGTAAAATTGAATTTGCCGATGATGAACAAGCCGTACTGGCTGTAGTTATAAAATCATGAATCCCGGTAAGGTCGGCAAGTTGTTCGCAATGGTCGCCGCAATCGTGTGTGTCGATATAACAGTTCCCTTTTTTCTCTTTAAGATACTCGTAATAGTGAATTTCACTTTTATCCATACCACCCACGGTCGTTGCCGAAATGAGTCCTGTGCGGCTTTCACTGATATCTGTAATGCCTGCTGCTGATAATGCTTGTTTTGCGGCAGCAACAGCGAGTAAGGTGGTGCGGGTAAACCCCATGGATGTGCTCAGACCTGCCATGAGTGCAAGTTCATCGTTTGTAAACGGAACTTCTCCGGCGGGCAGGTTATTATGAACCGTTTGTAGAAGTTTAATAGGGTGTATTCCGGAAGTGCCTTTACATAAGGCATCGAAGGTTTCTGTGATGCCTGAACCAATGGCTGAAATGATTCCTGCACCTGTAACAAAAACCCGTTTATTCATCAGCCCTGTTTCTTTTGGTGTTCGGTAATATATTCAGCCAGAGTGCGGATAGATGCGAATATTTTCTTTCCTTCTTTAGGATCTTCGATTTTAATGCCGTAGTTTTTCTCAAGCAAAACGATAATCTCCAGTGCATCGATAGAATCTAAACCAAGACCATCGCCGAAAAGTGCCGCATCAGCGTCAATATCTTCGGGTTTAAGATCTTCAAGGTTGAGTTGTTGAATAATTTCGATTCTTAGCTTATTGATTAATTCTTCCATTTTTCAATTATTCTCCGTTATTGTGGATATTTAAAATATTCTTTTGATCAAACGCCGTTTTACCTTCTTTTTCTACCAGCATCAGCGTTGTTTGATATTCCTGTTTTTCATTGATATCTGCCCATCCGGCTATGCATGCCTTTACTTTTCCGTTGGTGAACAATCCGTTCACATATTCAACTAATTGGGCGGTATCAAACTTTTCCTGCACCAACAGGCAATTTTCGCCGAAAATTTTATTCTTGATACAAATTTCACCAATGGCGATATTGGGCAGGGTATAAACAAAAATGGCCGGACTCGGGAAATAATTTGAGCGCTCATCAATGCTGCCCTGAAATTCAATATCGGTAGTGATAGTAGATGATGCGTTCGCAATTACTACCCCTATATCTTCTTTCGAAAACCTGGTTAAGAACGTTGTATCTTTTAATAAAACCTCTGCCGCAACAAATGCTAATTTACTAAGGCTGTCCATTTTATAGAACTTCGGGTAACTTATACCACATTCTTTATAGGCAGCTTTAATAAAGTCTGCAAAATTAATAAAAATATCCTGTTGAAATACAATATTATTATCAACAACAAGTTGTTGGTTGCGAATGGAGCTGTATTTTGAGATGTATAACTTCATTAAGTTGCTTATTCTGTTTTACATAGAACAAGTGCTGCATTGCACCCGCCAAAGCCCGAAGCCGTCTTCAATACTTTATTTACAGTCCTGTTTTTCAGGCCTTTAATAACATTGATGGCGTCCGGAACGCCTAATTCGCTAAAACCCAGTGTGCTAAATAATATATTGGCACGCATTGAATGTACGCTCAGCGCCGTTTCAATAACACCGGCGGCACCCAAGGTGTGACCAAAATAGCCTTTGTAGCTGTTAACAGGCACATTTTCAATACCTGCAAGCGTAAAGGCTTTTGCTTCCATTTCATCATTGTAGGGCGTTGCTGTACCGTGTGCCGAAATGTAATCAAGATTCTCAGCAGTGGTATTGGTCGCCGTCATAGCCTTCTGAACAGCAATATACAGACCTTCACCTGTTCGCGACGGACCTGAAATATGATTTGAATCATTACTGCTGGCGCCGCCGCAGGCACAAATTTTCTGTGTGTCCTGAACGTGGCCGGCATCGGAGGTAAGCAGGAGTGTTCCGGCACCTTCGCCAAGATTTAATCCATCGCGCCCGATATCAAAGGGTTTGCACGGACCAAAACTTAGGGATTTAAAGGATTGAAATCCGGAAACAACAAATTCAGAAACAATATCAGCACCTGCCACCACGGCGTTATCATACTTACCCGATGAAATAAGGTCAACCGCTGTGATTACAGCTAATACGCCTGATATACAAGCATTTGATATTAAATATGGCTTATTGGGGTTTTGAAAGAAGCGGCTTACTTCGGCGGCAGCTTTCCACAAGTGGATGCGTTCAGGTTCAAATTCACCTTGATGGCGTTTTTCATGAAGGTCAATATTGCCTTTCGTCGAAGAAATAATAAATATGGTTTTCGGAGATGCAAGGTCAATACTGCATTTTTCTGATGCCTGACTGATAGATGTTATCAGGAGTTTTTCGAAGCGGGTGAATTTTTGTTCGCCAATAATTGCCTGACTTGTTTGATTGAGGCGTTCGGTATCTGCCACCGAAAGAAATAAAGGGTCGGGGTGCAGCAATGGGTTGGTGTTGAGTTTTACCCCGGTGACGTTATCCTTAATATTGCGGATATTTTCAGCAGAAGTAAACCCGAGAGAGGTGATGATATTGTCCGAAGCTACGTAAACAGGCGCCATTCAGTTTATTTGTAAATGTTGCTATATCTCCCACTTTTTCTTCCAGTCTGCATAAAAGGGTGGCAAAGTTAATACAAGTTCTCCATTTTTATCAATAAAAACCTGTATAGTTTGAGCGGTGGCAACAATTTCGCCTGTAGCCTCTTTAAACAGCGTATAATCGAAAATAACTTTTGCTGCTTCCGTGTTTACATAGCGTGCTTCAACAATAACATTGTCGCCGTATTGCAATATTTTTTTATAATTGATATCCACTTTTACCAAAGGCGTAGCAAGCCCTGCATCATACACATCGAGGTAGCCTATTCCGTATTTTTCGCCGAATGCTTCTCTGCCGTCTTCAAGATATTTTAAATAGTGACCATGCCATACAATTTTTAATGAGTCAACTTCATTAAAGCGCACTTTAATACTAATTCTTTCTGATAATTCCATTGTTTCTTTTGTGTGTTTTTTCTTATAAGCGGCAAAGTTATGCAATAATAAATGGGGCGATGGAATTTCTATTGTGATACTTTTTTGAGCTTATAAAAAATGGCATGTTCTTTATCTGAAATGTCGAGCAGAATATCTGCCATTTCGTTGAAGGAGTTATGGAAGTTCTCCCGGGTTTTGATATACTGTGCAGCAATATGGCTGAACTCGCGCCATCTGTTACCAACCTGACCCATTTCAACTGCAACATCATTAATCCAGTCTTGTTTAAGAATCGCTGCCGATTCTTTAAGAAATGCACCGTAAATATATCGGTATCCGGAGCCGCCCGTACCGGCTATTTCAAGCATTTGAATTTGCTGAAGCAAATATTGTCTCGACGTTTTTTCTCCCAGTTTTTCGGGCCATTTACGAAAGCTGTCTGAAAAATACCGTATTCCTTTTGTTCCTATCAGCCAGAAATAATAGCCAATCATTTCCCTGACCGAAATTTTTATACCGTTTACTATAGGCTGGTGCAGGTCGATGTTTTCGGGGACTTTGGTTATCCAATACATTTTACCGTGAGGTGTAAAAGCGCCGGGAGCATAACGCACGCGCTTCATTTCTTCGTAAGGAACTTTCTGTATCCCGTCAAAAATACTGTCGCTTACCAGATAGTCTCCATTTTCTTTACCTACCACCGACATCGTATGGATATTATAATGCAGGCGGCCTTCGGGTGGAAAATAATTCAGATGGTAAACGCCTACCTGAAGATTGGCAGGGATTCCTTTGTCAAGAACCCGGTCTAATTCATCCATCGCCTTAGCGGGATTGCTGTAAGTTTTTAACTCAAATTCAATATCCAGCTGTTTGCAAACGCGTGAAAATATTTTGCCGGGTAAGCGCCTGAAAGCTGAGATTGGAACATGATTAATTTTCACAAAAGGCAGGTAAACAAAAGAGATTCCTGAACCGATTCCGAAAATCATGGGCTCTGATAACTGGATTCCATTGTAGCGCAAAACATTGAGTATGGAACCTGTTTCGCAATGCGAATGAACTTCGTGCTGATAACCGTCGAGGAGCATACGTAGGTCTTTCTTTTTATTATTTGATACTTAAAAGTTCATCAATACTGATTCCAAAAGCGGCGGCATATTTTTCGAGTACTGCCGTATTGAGATTCTTAAAAACCTTTGGTTTCATATGTCTTTTTACTTTCCATTTCGCGATGTCGGCATAGCCTGATAATATCGTCAGGTCCATTACGGTTCGTTCCATGAAATAAAGCAGCGGACTGGCTTCACCGTTCAATACTTTTCGTTTTGCAATCTGGACGCGGTCATAAATATTTTCCCAATGCTCTTTTAAGGGAATCAATCGTTCCATATGATTGGCGGTCATAACCGTACTGAAATCGCCGCTTTCATCCAGATTATAATATAATAATGCCCAATCATAGGAGCCTTCAGGATATTCCGGGGTGATTTTTAGTCCCGGGTATTTTTCGTCTTCCATAAAATAGTTTTATCAGAACGCATATACTCGTGGTAAACAATTGTAATAAAGGTTCTTCCCCTTTATCAGAAACAAATTATTTTATTGCTTTAAACCGTTGATAAATTAGTGCAACAGAAAATGAGCCTGCCCCGAACAGGAATAGTCTGAACGTGTCTTTGAGAACTGCTGATAAGCCTGCGTCACGTAAAAAGATGGCGTAATAGGCCTTTAGCGCCCAGTTTAAGGGTGAAAATCCGCTGATGTCTATCATCGCCTGAGGCATCATATAAATGGGCATCCACAAACCGCCAATAGCAGACATAATAATTACAATGCCGGTTCCAAAAGCTGCAGCTTGCTGATAAGTAGTTGAAAGTGTTCCTATCATCACACCGAATCCCACGGCTGCAAATGCAGAAACCATGATGGTCGTTATAAGTGCCATCGGATGCGAACCCAGTTGTAATGCCGGAAGATTAACATATTGAATAAGGTATACACCAATTGAAAAGAGAATCAGTACCTGAATGATGCACACCAGAAAATAAACAATGAGTTTACCCAGAAAGGAAACCACGAGCGTATTCGGCATCGTTTTAAGACGCAGGTAAGCGCCTTCACCTTTTTCCTGAATAATACTTCCTGACAGCGGTAACACAATAAAAAACATACAGAAAAGTGTCCATGCCGGCACATTATGCTGCGTGGTATTGGGCAAAATTTCAGCTTCGCGAGTTGATGCAAATTCTTTTTTAAAGCTTATCATATCAGGGTAATCAATAGAAAGCGATTTTCCATCAGGCATCATTTTCGAAAGAAATTCAGAATAGGTTTGATATACCATGCGCGATTCGGTCATGTAGGCGCTTTGCCCAACAGCACCGGCAACAATAGCTTTTACCGCCATTTTGGCCGCAGGGTCAAATAATAACAGCATTTGAACCGAGTCGTAATGCTTATCAAAATTTGTGTCTTTTATCATTCCCAGATCAACGAATGATTTTTTTACTACGGCTCGTGCATTGCTGCGAAGCGTGTCGGTGGAACCTT includes:
- a CDS encoding acyl-CoA thioesterase yields the protein MELSERISIKVRFNEVDSLKIVWHGHYLKYLEDGREAFGEKYGIGYLDVYDAGLATPLVKVDINYKKILQYGDNVIVEARYVNTEAAKVIFDYTLFKEATGEIVATAQTIQVFIDKNGELVLTLPPFYADWKKKWEI
- a CDS encoding BtrH N-terminal domain-containing protein, with amino-acid sequence MLLDGYQHEVHSHCETGSILNVLRYNGIQLSEPMIFGIGSGISFVYLPFVKINHVPISAFRRLPGKIFSRVCKQLDIEFELKTYSNPAKAMDELDRVLDKGIPANLQVGVYHLNYFPPEGRLHYNIHTMSVVGKENGDYLVSDSIFDGIQKVPYEEMKRVRYAPGAFTPHGKMYWITKVPENIDLHQPIVNGIKISVREMIGYYFWLIGTKGIRYFSDSFRKWPEKLGEKTSRQYLLQQIQMLEIAGTGGSGYRYIYGAFLKESAAILKQDWINDVAVEMGQVGNRWREFSHIAAQYIKTRENFHNSFNEMADILLDISDKEHAIFYKLKKVSQ
- a CDS encoding beta-ketoacyl synthase N-terminal-like domain-containing protein, with the translated sequence MAPVYVASDNIITSLGFTSAENIRNIKDNVTGVKLNTNPLLHPDPLFLSVADTERLNQTSQAIIGEQKFTRFEKLLITSISQASEKCSIDLASPKTIFIISSTKGNIDLHEKRHQGEFEPERIHLWKAAAEVSRFFQNPNKPYLISNACISGVLAVITAVDLISSGKYDNAVVAGADIVSEFVVSGFQSFKSLSFGPCKPFDIGRDGLNLGEGAGTLLLTSDAGHVQDTQKICACGGASSNDSNHISGPSRTGEGLYIAVQKAMTATNTTAENLDYISAHGTATPYNDEMEAKAFTLAGIENVPVNSYKGYFGHTLGAAGVIETALSVHSMRANILFSTLGFSELGVPDAINVIKGLKNRTVNKVLKTASGFGGCNAALVLCKTE
- a CDS encoding helix-turn-helix domain-containing protein, coding for MEDEKYPGLKITPEYPEGSYDWALLYYNLDESGDFSTVMTANHMERLIPLKEHWENIYDRVQIAKRKVLNGEASPLLYFMERTVMDLTILSGYADIAKWKVKRHMKPKVFKNLNTAVLEKYAAAFGISIDELLSIK
- a CDS encoding ABC transporter permease, which codes for MFKLLASIRKEIRLLVRDRSGMITLFVMPVLLVFIITMIEDSAINILTDKQISLLYVDNDHDSLGISIDRTLNNTNAFTVVKEMNGQKITAEKARDLVAKGDFAAAVIIPKGSTDTLRSNARAVVKKSFVDLGMIKDTNFDKHYDSVQMLLLFDPAAKMAVKAIVAGAVGQSAYMTESRMVYQTYSEFLSKMMPDGKSLSIDYPDMISFKKEFASTREAEILPNTTQHNVPAWTLFCMFFIVLPLSGSIIQEKGEGAYLRLKTMPNTLVVSFLGKLIVYFLVCIIQVLILFSIGVYLIQYVNLPALQLGSHPMALITTIMVSAFAAVGFGVMIGTLSTTYQQAAAFGTGIVIIMSAIGGLWMPIYMMPQAMIDISGFSPLNWALKAYYAIFLRDAGLSAVLKDTFRLFLFGAGSFSVALIYQRFKAIK